One genomic region from Stackebrandtia nassauensis DSM 44728 encodes:
- a CDS encoding response regulator transcription factor — translation MRLLIVEDEKRLADVVAAGLTAEGYGVDVANDGTTGFSMARQNPYDVIILDIMLPGMNGYQVCRKLREAEVRTPILMLTAKDGEHDEADGLDLGADDYLTKPFSFVVLQARIRALLRRSVSTAPTVWEFGDLVIDPAAKTVRRGEADISLTAKEFAVLEYLASRAGEVVSKTEVLEHVWDFAYDGDVNIVEVYISYLRRKLDAPFGRQAITTLRGAGYRLAADGG, via the coding sequence ATGCGACTTTTGATTGTTGAGGACGAGAAACGCCTGGCAGATGTGGTGGCCGCGGGGTTGACCGCTGAGGGGTATGGCGTGGATGTGGCGAACGACGGGACCACGGGGTTCTCGATGGCTCGTCAGAATCCTTATGACGTCATCATTTTGGACATCATGTTGCCGGGGATGAACGGGTATCAGGTTTGCCGGAAGTTGCGGGAGGCGGAGGTGCGCACTCCGATTCTGATGCTGACCGCCAAGGACGGGGAGCATGATGAGGCGGACGGGTTGGATTTGGGAGCGGACGACTATCTGACGAAGCCGTTCTCGTTCGTGGTGTTGCAGGCGCGGATTCGGGCTTTGTTGCGGCGGTCGGTGAGTACCGCTCCTACGGTGTGGGAGTTCGGGGATCTGGTGATCGATCCGGCGGCGAAGACGGTGCGGCGAGGGGAGGCGGACATCTCGTTGACCGCCAAGGAGTTCGCGGTGCTGGAGTACCTGGCCAGTCGGGCGGGGGAGGTGGTGTCCAAGACCGAGGTGCTGGAGCACGTGTGGGACTTCGCGTACGACGGGGATGTGAACATCGTGGAGGTGTACATCTCGTACCTGCGGCGCAAGTTGGACGCGCCGTTCGGGCGGCAGGCGATCACGACGCTGCGCGGGGCCGGGTATCGATTGGCGGCCGACGGTGGCTGA
- a CDS encoding sensor histidine kinase, giving the protein MRARTTIAAGLVVAVALVAVGFLVVTLLRHNLVGSAELKAEFQAQTLADKLSTGTPPADLTLPDDDDELVQIVDANGKVVKASEELEDQVAVGDFAPQVSVPKDSETETDDGDDDDDDDADDYDDDRGDDEPGKVSPDIEYQTLTVPREDGRFRFAAVSVLTPDEKPLSVYSGVSLSTQDEAVNDVSRIMLMALPVLLIVVAAVTWLVTGRALRPVSAIRAEMAEITAGDLSRRVPEPAGRDEIFALARTTNQTLEALETAVAQQRRFIADASHELRSPLAILRAQLEVAGSHPELLDIDATLNDVVRLQSLATDLLLLARLDAGERPSHARLNLTELVREEVARRAATDRVPVHLSLAEGVEVLGVTGHLVRVLTNLLDNAQRHTDDAVAVSVRSEAGQAILSVEDDGDGIPEDKRESVFGRFTRLDDARSRDAGGAGLGLAIVRDVVTAHGGTIAVARAESGGARFVVRLPLAKSDSQ; this is encoded by the coding sequence GTGAGGGCCCGGACCACCATCGCGGCCGGGTTGGTCGTGGCGGTGGCCCTGGTGGCGGTGGGGTTCCTGGTGGTGACCCTGTTGCGGCACAACCTCGTCGGCAGTGCGGAGTTGAAGGCGGAGTTCCAGGCGCAGACGTTGGCTGACAAGTTGTCGACCGGCACGCCGCCCGCTGACCTGACGTTGCCCGACGACGATGACGAGCTGGTGCAGATCGTCGACGCCAACGGGAAGGTGGTCAAGGCCAGTGAGGAGTTGGAGGACCAGGTCGCGGTGGGGGACTTCGCGCCGCAGGTCTCGGTGCCCAAGGACTCGGAGACCGAGACCGATGACGGGGACGACGACGATGATGACGACGCGGACGACTACGACGACGACCGCGGCGACGACGAGCCCGGCAAGGTCAGTCCGGACATCGAGTACCAGACGCTGACGGTGCCGAGGGAGGACGGCCGGTTCCGGTTCGCGGCGGTCAGTGTGCTGACCCCGGACGAGAAGCCGCTGTCGGTGTACTCGGGGGTGTCGTTGTCTACTCAGGATGAGGCCGTCAACGACGTCTCCCGGATCATGCTGATGGCGTTGCCGGTTCTGTTGATCGTGGTGGCGGCCGTGACGTGGCTGGTCACCGGGCGGGCGTTGCGGCCGGTGTCGGCGATTCGCGCCGAGATGGCCGAGATCACCGCCGGGGACTTGTCGCGGCGGGTGCCGGAACCGGCCGGGCGGGACGAGATCTTCGCGTTGGCGCGCACCACCAACCAGACGCTGGAGGCGCTGGAGACCGCGGTGGCGCAGCAGCGGCGGTTCATCGCCGACGCCTCGCACGAGTTGCGCAGTCCGCTGGCGATCCTGCGGGCGCAGTTGGAGGTGGCCGGGTCGCATCCGGAGTTGCTCGACATCGACGCGACTCTCAACGACGTGGTGCGGTTGCAGAGTCTCGCCACCGACCTGTTGCTGCTGGCCCGGTTGGACGCGGGGGAGCGGCCCTCGCACGCCCGGCTGAACCTGACCGAGTTGGTGCGCGAGGAGGTGGCACGGCGGGCGGCCACCGACCGGGTGCCGGTGCACCTGAGCCTGGCCGAGGGCGTGGAGGTGCTGGGAGTGACCGGGCACCTGGTGCGGGTCCTGACCAACCTGCTGGACAACGCGCAGCGCCACACCGACGACGCGGTGGCGGTTTCGGTGCGATCCGAAGCGGGGCAGGCGATCCTGAGCGTCGAGGACGACGGTGACGGTATTCCGGAGGACAAGCGCGAGTCGGTGTTCGGGCGCTTCACCCGGCTGGACGACGCCCGCAGCCGCGACGCGGGTGGCGCCGGTCTGGGGTTGGCCATCGTGCGCGACGTCGTGACCGCCCACGGCGGCACCATCGCGGTGGCGCGGGCGGAATCCGGGGGAGCGCGGTTCGTAGTCCGGCTGCCGCTGGCCAAAAGCGACAGCCAATAG
- a CDS encoding endo alpha-1,4 polygalactosaminidase produces the protein MRGSLVTVAVAVSLLAGCTSAGSPDTESASKSKNDEPTTWVYQLEGYPDGTLDEIVKAPHEAAVIDLARDGGDDYFSKKEITEVKDSGKTTLSYFSMGSIEKYRPEYDDIAASDLMLNRWDDWPDENFVKYWEDEWWDKVVRPRLDLSMEAGFDGAYLDVPNAYEDIDLDLVPGETRESLGRKMTDLIIKISEYTKKREPDFMVLPQNSPELREFDGYMDAIDGLGVEDLFFLDSDKPCTEEWCEENLNNVRAIREAGKLVLSVDYASEESNIEKACEHYAEEDFAGYVSVVELDRIKPPCP, from the coding sequence ATGCGTGGAAGTCTAGTGACGGTCGCCGTGGCCGTGTCCCTGCTGGCCGGCTGCACCTCGGCCGGTTCCCCCGACACCGAATCAGCGTCGAAATCGAAGAACGACGAGCCCACCACCTGGGTCTACCAGCTGGAGGGCTACCCCGACGGCACCCTCGACGAGATCGTCAAGGCGCCCCACGAGGCGGCCGTCATCGACCTGGCCCGCGACGGCGGCGACGACTACTTCTCCAAGAAGGAGATCACCGAGGTCAAGGACTCCGGTAAGACGACGCTGTCGTACTTCTCGATGGGCTCGATCGAGAAGTACCGCCCCGAGTACGACGACATTGCCGCAAGCGACCTGATGCTCAACCGCTGGGACGACTGGCCCGACGAGAACTTCGTCAAGTACTGGGAGGACGAGTGGTGGGACAAGGTGGTGCGTCCGCGTCTCGACCTGTCGATGGAGGCCGGGTTCGACGGCGCCTACCTCGACGTCCCCAACGCGTACGAGGACATCGACCTCGACCTGGTTCCCGGCGAGACCCGCGAAAGCCTGGGCCGCAAGATGACCGACCTGATCATCAAGATCAGCGAGTACACCAAGAAGCGCGAACCCGACTTCATGGTGCTGCCGCAGAACTCCCCGGAACTGCGCGAGTTCGACGGTTACATGGACGCGATCGACGGCCTGGGCGTCGAGGACCTGTTCTTCCTCGACTCCGACAAGCCCTGCACCGAGGAATGGTGCGAGGAGAACCTGAACAACGTGCGCGCGATCCGCGAGGCCGGGAAGCTCGTCCTGTCGGTCGACTACGCCAGCGAGGAATCCAATATCGAGAAAGCCTGCGAACACTACGCCGAGGAGGACTTCGCCGGGTACGTCAGTGTCGTGGAACTGGACCGGATCAAGCCTCCCTGCCCGTAA
- a CDS encoding PadR family transcriptional regulator — MSREHSWNNPWGADMRETLRGMRRSHAEGDSSHGRGRGRGRGRHHSHHRGYGPPGMGGPWGGMPPMPPMPPFPPGFGGGRGFGHRGRKARRGDVRAAILSLLGEGPMNGYQVMQAIAERSQGGWRPSPGAVYPALQQLTDEGLVQPTGEGRKTLFELTEAGTAYIAEHADEVEAPWEAMTPQIDDDVVELMNLAQQSGTALMQVIQSAGPVGRAKARKLLEDGRRGLYQILAEGEPEPEAADDADEEPTQD, encoded by the coding sequence ATGTCTCGCGAACACTCGTGGAACAACCCCTGGGGCGCCGACATGCGCGAAACCCTGCGCGGCATGCGCCGCTCCCACGCCGAGGGCGACTCCTCGCACGGCCGAGGCCGTGGCCGGGGTCGTGGCCGGCACCACTCACATCACCGCGGCTATGGACCGCCCGGCATGGGCGGTCCATGGGGCGGGATGCCGCCCATGCCCCCGATGCCACCGTTCCCGCCGGGTTTCGGCGGCGGCCGCGGCTTCGGGCATCGAGGCCGCAAGGCCCGACGGGGCGACGTCCGGGCGGCGATCCTGTCGCTGTTGGGCGAGGGCCCGATGAACGGCTACCAGGTGATGCAGGCCATCGCCGAACGCAGCCAGGGCGGCTGGCGCCCCAGCCCCGGCGCGGTCTACCCCGCGCTGCAACAGCTCACCGACGAGGGACTGGTCCAGCCCACCGGAGAGGGACGCAAGACCTTGTTCGAGCTCACCGAGGCCGGAACGGCCTACATCGCCGAGCACGCCGACGAGGTGGAAGCCCCGTGGGAGGCGATGACCCCACAGATCGACGATGACGTCGTCGAACTGATGAACCTGGCCCAGCAGTCGGGAACCGCGCTGATGCAGGTGATCCAGTCGGCGGGCCCGGTCGGTCGCGCCAAGGCCAGGAAGCTGCTCGAGGACGGACGGCGCGGGCTGTACCAGATCCTCGCCGAGGGCGAGCCCGAGCCCGAAGCCGCCGACGACGCGGACGAGGAACCCACACAGGACTAA
- a CDS encoding DUF3515 family protein: MAEDEKPAVSAKSRDEKATASRQERRRAARIATLVAIPVTLVALFGAISFMGSMAGAEEESSDVPDEAVEVAAPDLSDEDFKYCRALITKLPDPLGDLKRRVVSGDNGAPEIAGAWGDPAAKLRCGVEPVKVAKDAKVYRLGPTCWFADKSKKTTTWTTVDRELAVELTVPNKYEQPGQLAQALSKPVDKKIPASKDAPTGCSS; the protein is encoded by the coding sequence GTGGCCGAGGACGAGAAACCGGCTGTGTCGGCGAAATCGCGGGACGAGAAGGCCACCGCCTCCCGGCAGGAGCGGCGCCGGGCCGCGCGGATCGCGACGTTGGTGGCGATTCCGGTCACGCTGGTGGCGTTGTTCGGAGCGATCTCGTTCATGGGATCGATGGCCGGGGCCGAGGAGGAGTCGTCCGATGTGCCCGACGAGGCCGTCGAGGTCGCCGCGCCGGATCTGTCCGATGAGGATTTCAAGTACTGCCGGGCGCTGATCACGAAGCTGCCCGATCCCTTGGGGGACCTCAAACGCCGGGTGGTGTCGGGTGACAACGGAGCGCCGGAGATCGCCGGGGCCTGGGGCGATCCGGCCGCGAAGCTGCGCTGTGGCGTCGAGCCGGTGAAGGTGGCGAAGGACGCGAAGGTGTACCGGCTGGGCCCGACCTGCTGGTTCGCGGACAAGTCGAAGAAGACCACCACCTGGACCACGGTGGATCGCGAGCTGGCGGTGGAACTGACGGTTCCGAACAAGTACGAGCAGCCGGGGCAGCTGGCGCAGGCGCTGTCGAAGCCGGTGGACAAGAAGATCCCGGCGTCCAAGGACGCTCCCACGGGGTGCAGCTCTTAG
- a CDS encoding Lrp/AsnC ligand binding domain-containing protein yields the protein MVQAYILIQTEVGKARDVALSIIDIEGVVKVDSVTGPYDVVVLTQARTVDELGKMVVSKVQQVSGITRTLTCSVVHL from the coding sequence GTGGTCCAGGCGTACATACTCATCCAGACCGAGGTCGGCAAGGCCCGTGACGTGGCCTTGTCGATTATCGACATTGAAGGTGTGGTCAAGGTCGACTCGGTGACCGGTCCCTACGACGTCGTGGTGCTCACACAGGCGCGCACCGTGGACGAACTGGGCAAGATGGTGGTCAGTAAGGTGCAGCAGGTGTCGGGTATTACCCGAACCTTGACGTGTTCAGTCGTCCATTTGTAG